From Hymenobacter sedentarius, a single genomic window includes:
- a CDS encoding RagB/SusD family nutrient uptake outer membrane protein produces the protein MKIFKSSVLALSLLTFSFGCSDKKFLDVPPTGVLADEDLNTPANIEKQVIAAYSQLGNDVYRTPYTSMWPYGNIRAGDAYKGGGGTADVDAFHFYETFSFNRPDIGNTDELWFLLHIGVSRANDALRRLAVVSDAAMPNKAIRQGEARFLRGHFYFLLKELFKRVPYIDETVPTEQYAEVSNVALTNDQLWGKIADDFRFAAANLPATQPEIGRATKSAAQAYLAKTVLYQAYTQSDNNAVTGIDQAKLQEVVSLADQVISSGKYSLHPDFATNFLTVGDNGPESVFAIQFSRNDGTPKGRTDRGNELNYPMNPDYGCCSFHQPSQNLVNAFKTDAQGLPLFTTFNNSDLRAETPADFQTNTVDPRLDHTVAIPTHPYKYDPTFIFQNSWVRVPGIYGYFMSMKENVLPSDPSFQKNPPFMSTSKNWTIIRYADVLLWKAEALIELGRQAEALPIINQIRQRAQNSTGRLKTSAGQPISNYRIGLYQPAQWTQAYAREALRFERRLEFALEGYRFFDLTRWGIAASYLNTYIETEKTKRQYLQTAHFTAGRDEYMPIPLNQINFSKGLYKQNTGW, from the coding sequence ATGAAAATCTTCAAATCCAGCGTGCTGGCGCTTTCGCTCCTCACGTTCTCCTTTGGCTGCTCCGATAAAAAATTCCTCGACGTGCCACCCACCGGCGTGCTCGCCGACGAGGACCTGAACACGCCCGCCAACATCGAGAAGCAGGTCATCGCGGCCTATTCGCAGCTCGGCAACGACGTGTACCGCACGCCCTACACCTCCATGTGGCCCTACGGCAACATCCGGGCCGGCGACGCCTACAAGGGCGGGGGCGGCACGGCCGACGTGGACGCCTTCCACTTCTACGAAACCTTCTCATTCAACCGCCCTGACATCGGCAATACGGACGAGCTGTGGTTCCTGCTCCACATCGGCGTGTCGCGGGCCAACGATGCCCTGCGCCGCCTGGCGGTGGTGAGCGACGCGGCCATGCCCAACAAGGCCATCCGGCAGGGCGAGGCGCGGTTCCTGCGCGGCCATTTCTACTTCCTGCTGAAGGAGCTGTTCAAGCGCGTGCCCTACATCGACGAGACCGTGCCCACTGAGCAGTACGCGGAGGTATCGAACGTGGCCCTGACCAACGACCAGCTCTGGGGCAAGATTGCCGACGACTTCCGCTTTGCGGCGGCCAACCTGCCCGCTACCCAGCCCGAAATCGGCCGCGCCACCAAGTCGGCCGCCCAGGCTTACCTGGCCAAAACTGTGCTCTACCAGGCCTACACCCAGAGCGACAACAACGCCGTGACCGGCATCGACCAGGCCAAGCTGCAGGAAGTAGTGTCGCTGGCCGACCAGGTGATTAGCTCCGGCAAGTACTCGCTGCACCCCGACTTCGCCACCAACTTCCTTACCGTGGGCGACAACGGCCCGGAGTCGGTGTTCGCCATCCAGTTTTCGCGCAATGACGGCACCCCCAAGGGCCGCACCGACCGCGGCAACGAGCTCAACTACCCCATGAACCCCGACTACGGCTGCTGCAGCTTCCACCAGCCCAGCCAGAACCTGGTGAACGCCTTCAAAACCGACGCCCAGGGCCTGCCGCTTTTCACTACGTTCAATAACAGCGACCTGCGCGCCGAAACCCCGGCTGATTTCCAGACCAATACCGTCGACCCACGCCTCGACCACACCGTGGCCATCCCCACGCACCCCTACAAGTACGACCCCACGTTCATCTTCCAGAATTCGTGGGTGCGGGTGCCGGGCATCTACGGCTACTTCATGTCGATGAAGGAGAACGTGCTGCCCTCGGACCCCAGCTTCCAGAAAAACCCACCCTTCATGAGCACTTCGAAAAACTGGACCATCATCCGCTACGCCGATGTGCTGCTTTGGAAGGCCGAAGCCCTCATTGAGCTGGGCCGCCAGGCCGAAGCTCTGCCCATTATCAACCAGATTCGCCAGCGCGCCCAAAACAGCACCGGCCGCCTGAAAACCAGCGCCGGCCAGCCCATCTCCAACTACCGCATCGGCCTCTACCAGCCCGCCCAGTGGACGCAGGCCTACGCCCGCGAAGCCCTGCGCTTTGAGCGCCGCTTGGAGTTCGCCCTCGAAGGCTACCGCTTCTTCGACCTCACCCGCTGGGGCATCGCCGCCAGCTACCTTAACACCTACATCGAGACCGAGAAAACCAAGCGCCAGTACCTGCAAACGGCCCACTTCACGGCCGGCCGCGACGAGTATATGCCGATTCCGCTTAATCAAATCAACTTTAG